One genomic region from Ptychodera flava strain L36383 chromosome 14, AS_Pfla_20210202, whole genome shotgun sequence encodes:
- the LOC139149618 gene encoding transmembrane protein 160-like — protein MAASTCICRTLLTSGRRSSWKAFERSLVSLQTLQYPRHIHSSRQIRTSSIKVGKLTQPFEWAKLQGTPPSRSTWTWSTCTRTLISKTAPETSPVPWDPKVFARHSYSSSSKSLGGSKRDSDKALPTQDAAAQDGELRTRWNLRSGHENLYLSWQRNALISTVGAVSIYSQAEHIPLGKEAAVGLFLLGFAGYAMGIVTYITSSIELRKTMRMSRPALLWQCTHPIASLLLLALVIALFLGIIAVEDPPSQEAVKTIKEDNPDALKTVEA, from the exons ATGGCTGCCTCCACTTGCATCTGCAGAACTCTGTTGACGTCCGGGCGACGCTCTTCATGGAAAGCCTTTGAACGTTCGCTTGTATCTCTGCAGACACTTCAGTATCCCAGACATATTCACAGTAGTCGCCAAATACGTACTTCTTCGATCAAGGTCGGGAAATTGACACAACCGTTTGAATGGGCAAAGTTGCAAGGTACCCCACCAAGTCGATCGACGTGGACATGGTCAACGTGTACACGTACGTTGATATCCAAAACTGCTCCGGAGACATCGCCTGTCCCCTGGGATCCCAAGGTTTTCGCGAGGCACTCCTATTCCAGCAGCTCAAAATCTCTTGGAGGCAGCAAACGTGACAGTGACAAAGCCCTTCCAACTCAGGATGCAGCGGCGCAGGATGGAGAGCTGAGAACTCGTTGG AACCTCAGAAGTGGACATGAAAATT TGTACCTGTCCTGGCAGAGAAATGCCCTGATTTCTACAGTGGGCGCTGTGAGCATCTACTCCCAGGCTGAACACATCCCTCTAGGCAAAGAAGCTGCAGTGG GACTGTTCCTGCTTGGCTTTGCGGGTTACGCCATGGGCATCGTAACCTACATCACGTCGTCCATTGAACTGCGGAAAACCATGAGAATGTCTCGTCCAGCTCTGCTATGGCAATGCACACACCCCATCGCCAGTCTTCTCTTGCTAGCTCTCGTCATCGCCCTCTTCCTCGGTATCATTGCTGTTGAAGATCCACCATCTCAAGAAGCTGTCAAAACAATCAAAGAAGACAATCCAGATGCTTTAAAAACAGTTGAGGCATAG